A window of Magallana gigas chromosome 8, xbMagGiga1.1, whole genome shotgun sequence genomic DNA:
TTCATCGGGTACACTATCAGCACTTAAATATGTTCTTGTATTTTCTGGCAAAGCAGGAAGTTTGTCCattaccaatttgtttattttgtcaacatttTCATTTGATTGTTGTTAATATTGCTCTTCCGAAGTAAGACTTGTCTTGCTCATTAAACATTTGTAAATTTGGATATACAGAATATATTAACTGTTGAAGTCCATCTTCATTGGGATCCAAGCAAATTTCTTCTGGGAGTTTAATAACGGACATTCCATTTTCTACAATTTGGTTTGCTCCATTTCCAACatccaaaacaaatttttcaaacatatcaTTTGTATGTGATGCACGTTTTTGTACCCGCAtattaattgttaaatgtaaAGTTTTCACAAAGGACCATAAAAAAGACTTTTTAAGGGTACTTTCAATAATATCGGCTTGCCCACCATGTCTTATCACTGGCAGAACCTGTCTGAAGTCACCACCTAGTAAGATGACTTTACCTCCGAAGGTATCTTCACAGTCCATGATATCACAAAGAGTTCTATTAACACATTCTAAAACATACTTGTGAACCATAGGAGCTTCATCCCAAATGATAATAGATGCATCATGTATCAACTTTGCAGCATTACTTTGCTTCGCTACATTACATGTACTCGTTTCCTGTATTGGAATaggtattttaaacattgaatgtGCAGTTCTTCCACCAGCTAGCAATTCTGCAGCTATTCCAGAAGATGCCACTGCTATGGCTATTTTTCTTTGAGAGCGAATACGTGCTAAAATTGTGttatacaaaaatgtttttccagAACCACCTGGCCCATCAACAAAAAATGTCCTTTGTTTTGAAAATCCACGAACTGCATTAATTATGGtgttataaacaaaaatttggTCTTTATTCAAAAGTGACTCATTTTTTTCTGCTAACTGTAATTGTTCATCGAGATTAAATTGTACATGACAGGAAAGGGTAGATGTATGTGATGGTTGCGGTATTCCAGGGAAGTCTTGCAACGATTTTCCATGATGATGTAGTTGTTCATCTAAACTATCAAGGAGCAGATTAGTAACATATCGTTCTTTAAAATGGTCAGGAATGTCTTTTGCTTGATACAAAAAATCTTCTGACAtgtatgtattgaatttttcccAAAGTAGAACATGATTGGCTGGCTCACAAAATATAAGTATAGTAATAAAGAGAGATCGCAGCTGCGATGCTGTGGCAGTATAAGTTGCTTCCTGTAGACAGTCTATCCATTCTTGGTCATCCTCTATGAATCCACGTTTTAGGGCCGCTTCCTTAAATGATGTGCAAATTGTACCGTTATCTAAAGTTCTCAGATCTTCAAAAGATTTACATCCAGGTATATGGTGCAAAAGAAGTCTCAAGTAAAATCTTTCTCCTTCAGTAGGATTGACTTGGTAAAGTCTACCTATAACATTGCCCTTTTTTCGATGTTTCCATTTCGATACAGTTGAATCCCATGTAAAGTGTTCAGGAAAATTATGGTATAAGATTCCTCTTGCAGATGGGTCATGTGCATTTATTTCAAACCATGCAGTAAGTGTGGTGTTCTTTGCATGTTCCAAAGACTGAAGTGCATTGCCAACTTTGTATAGAACAGTTTCTTGATTAGGAAGATGAATGGCAAGACGCTGAATGGCAGGTGATCTGTTGTGCAATTCATAGTGAAATATGCGCCAGCAGGCTTCTGATGCAGATATGTATCTTGCATCAGTAAAATTACTGATTTCATTTattgtggtacatgtattagattCATCTTGTACAATACTGGCCATGACTCGATCTGGtcctttataaatatatttataaagatatttaactGCAGAAACGCTGGTACAAATTTCAACGTTAATGTGTGCTGTATATTTAGATAAAAGGAATGGATTATAAGGTACAACCCATCTATTGTCTAGGATAACACCATTCTTTTCCACTGTAATTCCATTGTCTCTGCGACTGTATTTTGGATACCCATCAGTTGATTGAAATGTACGCTCACAGAATTGTTTTGGGAACCTTTTAGAGCATTTATTGTCTTGCATGCAAGGAGAATTTTTGTTAGCTTCACCACATGGTCCATGAATCATGTGAGATGTTACTAAGGAATGTAGAATGGGTAATTTATGTGCAACCGGAATTTCAGCAGACACAAACTTGTCATAATCATCAGGTGACAATGGTTTACTGTTGTTATTTAGAATTATAAGGATGTGGTAATCCACGTTTCTGAAATTCAATAACATACACATATGCTAGAGGTTTCCCAAACACTTCtttttcaacaatatcatttaaaagttcttttaatttttgatggAATACACGTGCTGTCAAATCAGGACGGTCTGCTGGGGATTGTCCATTAAAAAGCGCAGATTTTATTTCTGGCCAGTTAGGATTGCATGTGAATGTTATGAACAGATCTGGTTTTCCAAACTTTCTTACTATGGACATAGCATCTTGATAGAGCTGGTGCATACAACGTGGACTACCAGTAAATGAAGATGGCAAAATAATTTTTCGGCCTACTGTTGCTCCATTAGTATCACCATAAGACACAGCATCAGCCAGTCCTTGATACAGCTCAGCTCCTAACTCATGTTGATGCAGAAGACAAAAGTTTAatctttctttttctattttagcatACATATCAACAACATACTGATGAAGTAACCGTCCGCTTTTCAAAATGAGATTAAACCCAGTTCTTTGCATTAAGCGATAGGAGTAAAATTCCATCATTGTCACATTTTTGTCGCATTTACGGTTATTCTTCTGAATGCCAATACTCCAACCATCTTCTCCATGaggaaataataaaacataatgcAAAGAATCATACTTTGGATGAGTTTCATTGATGTGCATTATTTCATGATGTTGGGGGTCATTAATGGAATGTTTATACAACACAATATCTCGATTCGAAGGTTGCATCGAGTTATTTCCAGGAATTATAACAGATATTTCTGATGTAGTTGGCAGATTATATCTTCTGGAATCTTTGTTGGTGTCTgcacaaattatcatttttgcattttgatctgtttttataatttcagCAGCATGTTTAAAACTATCAATAAATGGATTACAATTATGCATCATTTTCTGTAGAGCATTCAGAACGTCTAGATCTAAAGATTTATTCCACTGTATTCTATTGTGTAGCTCATTTTCAGTGTCATAAATGTAAATTTGAGCAAACTTTGGACTTTTCCCTTCAGATGGAAATAAATGTCCTATCCTGTGATATACCGATCCGGAAATGCGGAATGTATAAGGTCCATGTGACTGAAGCAAATCTTCTTTTACTCCTAGAGAAGCAAATGCGAGACTGGAATTAAATCCAcgaatattttttctgaaatattttgcTTGTGGAgaatcatctgttaaaaaattcttGAGGATATCTGGTGGTTCATGTAGAGGTGGTAAGAGTATCTTGCCTTGCATGCAGCATGTAGAAAATGTAGCATTAATACCAAGGGATCCATTGTGCAGTTCATGTTTCCACATCAGAGAGGAGcagtttaaacaaataaattccattttaCCAATGTCATTACGTGCAGGCAAATGTGACTTAGTCAAATAATAGTCATTGAGAGATCCAAATGCAGTGgaggtttttctttttttttggtacagGGAGTTCATCTTGGGGATGTTTTCttttgttagttttgttttgtatgtatctttttttctgaTCGAATTTGGTTCTGGTTGATTTCTTTCGTAGAGGCatattctgaagaagaaaaaaaaaataccttaaaattttaaatatcaaacatgATGTTGGTGTTCATTTATCTACACAATACAAAATaccatacaaaaaaataaaagtactgaagtagaattgaaagccgggctcttttgtaatgtcattatgcatattttgtagaaaaatctggcgatctctctctctctctcaagctTTTAATATTGGAAATGAGCGGCTGAATTGTTTTGTAAGCagctataaataaaaatatgtctctCAGTGCCAAAAAAATGAACAGTTGCATCGAAAGTGAAAATAAGCGTTATAAATTCAACCCCTTCCCTTCATTACTTCTATGTGCAGCCAAACACCAATGCTTTGAAAAGTAGTtttggaaattcatgcgcattgtatatGTGCCCAAAAGGCACGTAATGaataataaaggaaaatattcaacactacatttatttgcaaacaaataaaaaaccaatAGATTGGACAAATCATGGCTCTCTGTGTAACTATTTTGTATAGcagaagcttttactttgacgctgcacggttttttgtttacttttgaaggtgtgctatttatagtatcattggcgatttgcctgcctacagccaggactctgctttcagcaaagCCCAGCctaaaaatcaaaggcctgaagggccacatGGTGTCGAGTTgaagttaatttgaagagtacaaatctgaacaacttttttaaaaagtcaaaataatttATGGTATTCCATCATTGATCACATATagacttgattaaaaaaatccttaaacaAATTATGATTCTGTAACTCTTAAGAAATGTATGTACAATAACATGAGACcaacttttcttattgttttgctggagattaaatttttttttaaattgagtcGGGCGGTCAATtaaattaacataaataaaatttaatatagattttatgcagtcaactaaaataataaaaatatcaaaatgaactgcgatttgttttattatcaaaaaccattttcatttggttattgaccattcatttaaaaattggtattaATTATACttcgtttttaaaaacaaatatattagaCAAAATACATCTGTCAACTACTTtcagataaataaaaattatgtttttatcacaaaattaataaaattttaattcattacaaattgacTCACCTTATTCCTAGAAAGTTTTGAATGTtacttaaaagttttaataGAAATATCCTTGGAGTTAAAACATTGTAGATTTTTATTTCTCTattcaaatagaaaattaataagtattaaaagtatgattgtatttaattctatatattgtacattgcTGATAAAAACtctgtctcttattatcaattgatttaaaaatcacatGGGTCCAAATGACCGGACCGAAAAGATCACGGGTAGATATAAGAAGGCACCCATTCATATCGTTTACAGTTAAAAGTGAAAGTAGGCTAGTTGGTTTAAAGTTACTTTTTGTTGTAGATATAGTTCTGTGCAGGAagttttttgtttctaaaagaTCAAGCATTTGTACATAGTCAACATTCGATATGGATtcaaaataatctgttttgcaggcaggtatattttataaacaaattgagTACGTTGGCCTAACTATCGCAAGTGTGTGAAGTATTCATCCGCTGAAACCaagacatattgtttacaataaaatatgaacattgtCAAAGAcatcaactattttttttatctgccaACTTGTTATATTGACGTACAGTTATGTTCTAAATGGAAGCAAGTATTCTTTTATTCCtcaaatacaaaagaaaacgTCGCACTCATTTTCGCGGATTTATTGATAGCATGCGTTGTTCAGCTCCTTACACTTCCGGTggacgtacgatccctagatggctttcgagcttcgctTGACgccataaaaaaacattttaaggaGGTAAACTTGGGTTTTATTGTGGGAAAACTACAACAACAACTACAGCCACaaaacagatatattttttaaaattgcttaaaatatatatgtttagcaaatttaataactttaattactcttttAAATTTCTACATTGATATTCTGAAAGCATATACTAAAAACGATGACTTC
This region includes:
- the LOC136270662 gene encoding uncharacterized protein codes for the protein MNSLYQKKRKTSTAFGSLNDYYLTKSHLPARNDIGKMEFICLNCSSLMWKHELHNGSLGINATFSTCCMQGKILLPPLHEPPDILKNFLTDDSPQAKYFRKNIRGFNSSLAFASLGVKEDLLQSHGPYTFRISGSVYHRIGHLFPSEGKSPKFAQIYIYDTENELHNRIQWNKSLDLDVLNALQKMMHNCNPFIDSFKHAAEIIKTDQNAKMIICADTNKDSRRYNLPTTSEISVIIPGNNSMQPSNRDIVLYKHSINDPQHHEIMHINETHPKYDSLHYVLLFPHGEDGWSIGIQKNNRKCDKNVTMMEFYSYRLMQRTGFNLILKSGRLLHQYVVDMYAKIEKERLNFCLLHQHELGAELYQGLADAVSYGDTNGATVGRKIILPSSFTGSPRCMHQLYQDAMSIVRKFGKPDLFITFTCNPNWPEIKSALFNGQSPADRPDLTARVFHQKLKELLNDIVEKEVFGKPLAYVYVIEFQKRGLPHPYNSK